The genome window CTTGCGGATGAGGTAGTCGTTATATCCCAATCCTTCGAGCTGGAACATTTCTACGAAATCATCAATGTTGTCTTTGCCTATTTCTTCTTCCAATCGGGCGGCTTCCCGAATCAATCTACTTTCGACCATAAGTAGGGCGAAATAGGGCATCATGTATTTGGGGAAATCACTCTGTTTGATTCCTGCACCAATCAATAAATCGGCTGTGCGCCAAACGTCTGATTCGTATTTGAGGATATTAATGCTCATCTTTCTTTATCTCTTTTAATGCGGTTTTTAATGCTTCACTTGCCTGTGGCTCGTCTTTGACTAAATCTATTATCTGGTCTGCCAGCCAAATCCTGAGCAAATCAGATAAGTTGGCATGAAGCAAAGAGGCTAACTGCTCTACCTGTTCCCGTTTAGCTTTCCGTTCACCACGTTCAATTTTGCTGAACATAGGGGTGTCTATTTCAAGACTGGCGGCTAACTGCCGTTGCAACAATCCCTGGCTTTCTCTTAGCTCTCTTATTCTTTCACCAAATCGCATGACCTGTTAATATATGACTTGTCAAATTATGGCTAATATAGGAAATGAAAACGTTAGTAAAAGCAAAAAGTAGTGGTAAACTGATTTCAGCATGTTGAGGAAATAGAGGATGCTGAATACCCTCAAGTGGGGTGTTTATCTAATGACTTTCTAAAGTTGAATCAGCAAGAATTGCGGTAGGGTCTTTATAATTACGGTCGATTAAATGCTGAGCCATATCTAAAAATTCTGAAAAGATGTTGTAAACACATTAATCTCCCCGCCCTGGTTAAACCTGCCGAACTGTACGGCACGGCCTTTTCGGGCAGTTCAATGACTACATCCACATCATGCTGAAAGGCGTTGGCCCCACGGAAATTGCCCTCTTTGGTCGTCTGGAAGACATAGATGCCCACCTTCGCTCCTCCTGCGTCGGAGCTACGGTGGGCGAGGAATGACTTGCCCGGATTGCGGACCAAGACAGCAACTGCATACAGCAACAGCATACAGTTCGGTACCCGATAATTCCCGCCTTCAGGTGGAAATGGTTTGTTTCTTAAGCTGAGCATGTGAGCCAATGTGCGCCCTAAAATTACTCCGGTGACTTTTTACATCCCTTTGTTTCCATTGCATTCCGGGAAATCCCCAGCTTTGTCCCAACGCAATCACACACAATGTTCGATTTTCAAAGACTGGACGTTTACCACAAAGCCAAGCAATTGCACAAAGATGTAGTGCAGTTTCTGAAAGAGGCCAAAACTGACTCGGTTACCAATGACCAATTGAAGCGCGCTTCGTTCAGCATCATGCTGAACATTGCCGAAGGCGCCGGCCGGTTCACCAAACGTGATAAGAAGAACTTTTTTATCGTGGCAAGGGGCTCCGTATTTGAATGCGCTGGGATCTTTGACTACCTCCGGGATCTCCATCCTAAAGCGGAAGGTTCCTGCCAAGACTTTCTAAACAAGCTGGAAGAATTGTCGAAGATGCTTTATAGCATGATCAGGAAATTGTCGGAATAGTTAAGGTCAGCAACTGCATACTGCAACAGGGCCAAAAACAACAAGAGCATAAGCCAACTCGCGCTCACTGTATGCTGTTGCCGTATGCTCTTGCTGTTTTAGTAGCCCCGGAGGGAATCGAACCCCCACCAAGAGTTCCGGAAACTCTCGTTCTATCCATTAAACTACAGGGCCAGTTCAATTTGACAATTGAGATAATTTATCAATTTTAAAATGACTGTGACCGCTTTCTCCCGTACGTATGGGCGAAGGCGATCGATGACCGCCTTCGCCAAGGCTTCGGCGGCCGATGCAAAAATAATGGAAAAAGTGGAATAGCCGTTTACCTCCCAATCACTTCGAATGTCTTCCTGAATTCTTCACCTTTCGTATCCACCAGGGTGATGGTATGCGCTCCTTCTGTCGGGGTGAAGGCCATGCGGTGTTCTCCTTTTGTGTTTCCGAGGAAGGTGTCATCGAGGTACCAGAATATGGTCGCATCCACATCGCGGTGTGCTGCTTCAAATACCGTTGCACCCAGGGTACCGCCCAATTCCGTGGGGACAAAAATGTGTGCGCTGTGCCGCGGATATACCAGCTCCATCGAGCGGTTGTGGTTGTCGTAGGCCATGTCTTCCAGGCAGTCGCTCCGATAGGATGGAAGTGGCCGGTACATGGCGTTATGTTTTGTATAATACCACTCCATGGCCGGAGGTAGCACGAACCACGGCCGGCTTACCATGTCGGATAATGACGCACAGGTTGCATGTACCTGCCATTTTTCGTCCTTGCTCAGGTGAGCTATTTTATGATAAGGACAAGCCGGGTAACGTTCACCCAGGGCTGGTACGAAGGCGCTGTCCTGATCTTCACACAACAGTCCGGCGCGGTAACCGCTTTGTCTGCAAACCGCAACTTTGATGAGATCGTCATATGGCCTATCAAACCATTGCTTTCCTTCAGGCAGGATGCGTACGAGGTCAAACAAAACCGGTGCCGCAGCGCGTAATCCGATCAACCCCGCCCGGCCTTCACCATCCGCATTGCCTGTCCACACACCGATCACAAAATCCGGTGTGACGCCAATGGCCCATCCGTCGCGGAATCCCAGACTGGTTCCTGTTTTCCAGGCGACCATCCGGGAAGAGGAAAATTCGTGCCAGTCGCCTTCTTCCTCCGGACGTTCTACATCCAGCATCGTGTTGAAGGTGGTCCAGATGGCACCGGCGCCCAGGTGCGAAGAGGTATAGGGGTCGGAGTTATTTGTATTATCTGCGAGGTACCGGGGTGCATGATAGTCGGATGGAAAATAACGTCCGTTGCGTTCGTTGAAGTGGTTCAGCGATCTGGCCATTGAAGCATAGGTTCCGCAAAGATCCCATAATGTGGCTTCCGCGCCGCCGAGTATCATGGACAAACCGTAATGCATGGCCGGTTGATTGAGGGTGGTGAGTCCGCTTTTTTTCAGGATGTGATGAAAACGCTCGATGCCGTAATCCTGCAACATGACCACCGCGGGAATGTTCAGGGATTTGGCGAGGGCGCGGCTGGCGGGAACGGCACCATTAAAACCGCGATCGAAATTGGTGGGTGCATAACCACCGATGTTGATGGGGATGTCGGCCACCAGTGCTTCCGGAAGGATGTCTCCTGAAGTGAGCATTGCGGCATAGAGGAAGGGTTTGAGAATACTGCCTGTGCTTCTGGGTGCGGTGATCACATCCACCTGGCGGCCGTGTTTCCGGTGATCTTTCCCACGGCCGTTGCCCACATAGGCCAGGACATTTCCCGTACGGGTATCGAGGATCAGTGCTGCTGCATTGAAGATGCCGTTGGCGGATAGTTCTGTGAGGTGACGTTCGATGACTTCCACTGCCTGCCGTTGCATGGTTTGGCGGAGGGTGGTGCGGTAACGGCCCGGTCCGTGTTCCTGCGTAATGCGCTGTAGCAGGTGCATGGTGTTTTGCGGTAGAGGGGTGGGACCCGTCGGTGTGGTCTCCAGCTTTGCCAGTTGCGTTTCTTCTTCGGTCAGATCGTCGTTTTCGAGGAGATGATCCAGCAGGCGATCCCTTTTATCTTTTAGTAACCGCTCGTTTTTTCCCGGAAAAAGGAGGGAAGGGGCATTAGGCAGAACGGCGAGCACCGAGGCTTCCGCCCACGACAACTGATCCGGGCTGCGTGAGAAGTAGCGCCAGGAGGCTGCTTCCAGCCCAACCACGTTTCCGCCAAAGGGTGCATGTGCGGCGTACAGGGCAAGGATCTCTTCCTTAGAGTTTGTAAGTTCCAGCCGAAGGGCCATCACCACTTCAATCATCTTTTCTTTCAGGGTCCTGGCCTTTCCTTTGCGTGCCAGCCGGACCACCTGCATGGTGATGGTGCTGCCTCCGCTGACGGTACGTCCTTCGCTGATGTTCTGCCAGATGGCACGTGCCAGCGCAATAGGGTCCACGCCGGGATGATAGTAGAACCGCTTGTCTTCAAAAGTCAGTAATGCCTTCCTGAATTTTTCCGGCACCCGGTCACCTGACGGAAACCGCCACTGTCCATCTGTAGCGATCCCTGCACCCAGGAGATGACCTTCGTGGTCTTCGATAACCGTAGATACCGGTTCGTTGAAAAGTGGATCAGGCAGACAGTTCCAGAACAGGATGAATAAAACCGTTCCGGCACCAAGCCAGATCAACCTTTTTCTGCGCCTTCGCGTCATCACTGCTCCGGTGACCTCACGATGTCCACCCATTGTCCTTTTTTCCGGGCATAAATGGTTTCGTCATACATCGCTGAAGCCTGGACAGCCGGCAGGTAATAATGTCCGAGATAGCTTGCATTCAACAGCACTCGGAACGTTTTCTTGTTAGACCTTCCCACATTGAAATAGGTGTATACCCTGTCATCACGGATGTCCTGATAGGTCGGTTGGTCGATGCCTCTTCCCAGGGTCTCGTTGTCGTCCAGTCTCGTGTTGATGATCTCCCATCCACACGGGAAGAGTTGACTGAGGGCCATCTGATCATAATCGATGCCGCGAACTCCGGTGTGTGTAATGGTGACTTCCGCCATGAAGTCTGTGCCCTGTTCCAGCCTGGATACGTCTATCGCATAGCCATCCAGTGTCTTGTAATTCACAAACAGTGTGAGGTCACTTGCGCCGTCTGTTTCTTCTCCTGCCGGAGGGATGCCTTGCATACAGATGCGTGCGTATAGTGCGCCATTGCTGGTGTTCTTCACGATCACCTTGTTATCTTTCATTTTAGGATTAA of Flavobacteriales bacterium contains these proteins:
- a CDS encoding N-6 DNA methylase, whose product is MSINILKYESDVWRTADLLIGAGIKQSDFPKYMMPYFALLMVESRLIREAARLEEEIGKDNIDDFVEMFQLEGLGYNDYLIRK
- a CDS encoding four helix bundle protein, whose amino-acid sequence is MFDFQRLDVYHKAKQLHKDVVQFLKEAKTDSVTNDQLKRASFSIMLNIAEGAGRFTKRDKKNFFIVARGSVFECAGIFDYLRDLHPKAEGSCQDFLNKLEELSKMLYSMIRKLSE
- a CDS encoding helix-turn-helix transcriptional regulator — translated: MRFGERIRELRESQGLLQRQLAASLEIDTPMFSKIERGERKAKREQVEQLASLLHANLSDLLRIWLADQIIDLVKDEPQASEALKTALKEIKKDEH
- the pbpC gene encoding penicillin-binding protein 1C — its product is MTRRRRKRLIWLGAGTVLFILFWNCLPDPLFNEPVSTVIEDHEGHLLGAGIATDGQWRFPSGDRVPEKFRKALLTFEDKRFYYHPGVDPIALARAIWQNISEGRTVSGGSTITMQVVRLARKGKARTLKEKMIEVVMALRLELTNSKEEILALYAAHAPFGGNVVGLEAASWRYFSRSPDQLSWAEASVLAVLPNAPSLLFPGKNERLLKDKRDRLLDHLLENDDLTEEETQLAKLETTPTGPTPLPQNTMHLLQRITQEHGPGRYRTTLRQTMQRQAVEVIERHLTELSANGIFNAAALILDTRTGNVLAYVGNGRGKDHRKHGRQVDVITAPRSTGSILKPFLYAAMLTSGDILPEALVADIPINIGGYAPTNFDRGFNGAVPASRALAKSLNIPAVVMLQDYGIERFHHILKKSGLTTLNQPAMHYGLSMILGGAEATLWDLCGTYASMARSLNHFNERNGRYFPSDYHAPRYLADNTNNSDPYTSSHLGAGAIWTTFNTMLDVERPEEEGDWHEFSSSRMVAWKTGTSLGFRDGWAIGVTPDFVIGVWTGNADGEGRAGLIGLRAAAPVLFDLVRILPEGKQWFDRPYDDLIKVAVCRQSGYRAGLLCEDQDSAFVPALGERYPACPYHKIAHLSKDEKWQVHATCASLSDMVSRPWFVLPPAMEWYYTKHNAMYRPLPSYRSDCLEDMAYDNHNRSMELVYPRHSAHIFVPTELGGTLGATVFEAAHRDVDATIFWYLDDTFLGNTKGEHRMAFTPTEGAHTITLVDTKGEEFRKTFEVIGR